A region of Homo sapiens chromosome X, GRCh38.p14 Primary Assembly DNA encodes the following proteins:
- the NUDT11 gene encoding diphosphoinositol polyphosphate phosphohydrolase 3-beta: MKCKPNQTRTYDPEGFKKRAACLCFRSEREDEVLLVSSSRYPDRWIVPGGGMEPEEEPGGAAVREVYEEAGVKGKLGRLLGVFEQNQDRKHRTYVYVLTVTELLEDWEDSVSIGRKREWFKVEDAIKVLQCHKPVHAEYLEKLKLGGSPTNGNSMAPSSPDSDP, encoded by the exons ATGAAGTGCAAACCCAACCAGACGCGGACCTACGACCCCGAGGGGTTCAAGAAGCGGGCGGCGTGCCTGTGCTTCCGGAGCGAACGCGAGGACGAGGTCCTGTTAGTGAGTAGCAGCCGGTACCCGGACCGCTGGATCGTGCCGGGCGGGGGCATGGAGCCCGAGGAGGAGCCGGGCGGTGCGGCGGTCCGAGAGGTGTACGAAGAAGCGGGAGTCAAGGGGAAGTTAGGCCGGCTCCTGGGCGTCTTCGAACAGAACCAGGATCGCAAGCACAGAACGTACGTGTATGTACTGACTGTCACGGAGCTGCTGGAGGATTGGGAAGATTCGGTTAGCATTGGGAGGAAGCGAGAGTGGTTCAAAGTCGAAGATGCCATCAAGGTTCTCCAGTGCCACAAGCCCGTGCACGCCGAATATCTGGAGAAACTAAAGCTGGGCGGTTCCCCAACCAATGGAAACTCCATGGCCCCATCCTCGCCAGATAGCGATCCCTA A